Proteins from a genomic interval of Beijerinckia indica subsp. indica ATCC 9039:
- a CDS encoding acetate/propionate family kinase, which yields MTQALLVVNAGSSSIKFKLYSVNGDDLDLVMGGALDGIGSQPRLKVKDHAGTILVEHDYAVAEISTTEQAQTAIADWLTPHIKDYVIIGIGHRVVHGGSVYSRPVLVDDQVMATLETFIPLAPLHQLGNLDPIRVLRQRRPDLPQVACFDTAFHFGHPELSDRFALPRSLYDEGVRRYGFHGLSYEYVHAALRDIAPDTAHGRVIIAHLGSGASVCCLHEGKSIETTMGFTALDGLPMGTRSGTLDPGVVLHLIEQKGMKPAEVGTMLYKQSGLLGLSGISNDVRALLASDRPEAKMAIDFFCLRVAQAMASLSVTIYGLDGLVFTAGIGENAPEVRARVIEHLRWSGLALDPAANEAPAPSHQRQGNKGRRIDGKESRVPIFVIPTDEERMIGLHTLRLLRQLKHHS from the coding sequence ATGACCCAAGCTCTTCTCGTCGTCAATGCTGGCAGCTCCAGCATTAAATTCAAGCTTTATAGCGTCAATGGCGATGATCTTGACCTCGTCATGGGCGGGGCGCTCGATGGAATCGGCAGTCAGCCCCGTCTCAAGGTCAAGGATCACGCAGGCACCATATTGGTGGAGCATGATTATGCCGTGGCGGAGATTTCGACCACGGAGCAGGCGCAAACAGCGATCGCTGATTGGCTCACGCCACACATCAAGGACTATGTGATCATTGGCATCGGTCATCGTGTCGTGCACGGTGGTTCTGTCTATTCCAGACCGGTTCTGGTCGATGATCAGGTGATGGCGACGCTCGAAACCTTCATTCCGCTGGCGCCTTTGCATCAGCTCGGCAATCTCGATCCGATTCGCGTTTTGCGCCAGCGCCGTCCCGACCTTCCGCAGGTCGCCTGTTTCGACACCGCTTTCCATTTTGGCCATCCGGAATTGTCGGATCGTTTCGCATTGCCGCGCTCGCTTTATGACGAGGGGGTCCGGCGCTACGGTTTCCACGGTCTGTCTTATGAATATGTGCATGCGGCGCTGCGTGATATCGCGCCGGACACTGCCCATGGCCGTGTGATCATTGCCCATCTGGGTTCAGGTGCTTCCGTCTGTTGTCTCCATGAGGGCAAGAGCATCGAAACGACGATGGGATTTACGGCGCTTGACGGCTTGCCCATGGGCACGCGGTCGGGAACGCTGGATCCTGGTGTCGTGCTGCATTTGATCGAGCAGAAAGGCATGAAGCCGGCGGAAGTGGGCACGATGCTCTATAAGCAAAGTGGCCTGTTGGGTCTCTCCGGCATCAGCAATGATGTCCGTGCTTTGCTTGCAAGCGATCGCCCCGAAGCCAAAATGGCGATTGATTTCTTCTGCTTGCGCGTGGCCCAGGCCATGGCGAGTCTCTCGGTCACCATCTATGGGCTTGATGGCCTTGTCTTTACGGCGGGCATTGGCGAAAACGCACCGGAAGTGCGTGCCCGCGTCATCGAGCATTTACGCTGGTCTGGTCTCGCTCTTGATCCTGCTGCTAATGAAGCGCCGGCCCCAAGTCATCAAAGGCAAGGCAACAAGGGCCGGCGGATCGATGGCAAAGAGAGCCGTGTGCCGATCTTTGTCATTCCGACGGATGAGGAACGTATGATCGGCCTGCATACATTGCGGCTGTTGCGGCAGTTGAAACATCATTCCTGA
- a CDS encoding bifunctional enoyl-CoA hydratase/phosphate acetyltransferase — MTQNESKESVSVNGNTHEKYEALIARCKDLEPVTIAVAHPCDHTSLKGAIDAANAGLIHPFLVGPADKIRQVAAEASIDLGPYEIVDTPHSHAAAARAVELIREGTCELLMKGSLHTDELMSEVVSRDKGLRTERRISHVFIMDVPTYPKPLFITDAAVNIAPDLETKRDICQNAIDLAHVLGVKQPKVAILSAVETINPKIPSTIEAAALCKMADRGQIKGALLDGPLAFDNAINKEAAETKGINSPVAGDADILIVPDLVSGNILAKQLTFLASADAAGIVLGARVPIILTSRADNVRTRLASCAVAALMAAARRSGTKETAGKPTV, encoded by the coding sequence ATGACACAGAATGAAAGCAAAGAGAGTGTTTCCGTCAATGGCAACACTCATGAAAAATATGAAGCACTGATTGCCCGCTGCAAAGATCTCGAACCGGTCACGATCGCGGTCGCGCATCCTTGCGATCATACCTCGCTCAAGGGCGCGATCGATGCCGCCAATGCCGGCCTGATCCATCCCTTCCTTGTTGGGCCGGCCGATAAGATCCGCCAGGTCGCCGCGGAGGCATCGATTGATCTCGGCCCCTACGAAATCGTCGATACGCCCCATAGCCACGCGGCCGCCGCCCGGGCCGTCGAGCTCATCCGCGAAGGCACCTGTGAATTGCTCATGAAAGGCAGCCTGCATACAGATGAATTGATGAGCGAGGTGGTGAGCCGAGACAAGGGCCTCAGAACCGAGCGGCGCATCAGCCATGTGTTCATCATGGATGTGCCAACCTATCCGAAACCTTTGTTCATCACCGATGCCGCCGTCAATATCGCGCCCGATCTCGAAACCAAGCGTGACATCTGCCAGAATGCCATCGATCTGGCGCATGTTCTTGGCGTGAAACAGCCGAAGGTCGCGATCCTTTCCGCCGTCGAGACGATCAATCCCAAAATCCCCTCGACCATCGAAGCCGCCGCGCTCTGCAAGATGGCCGATCGCGGTCAAATCAAGGGCGCTTTGCTCGACGGTCCGCTGGCATTCGACAATGCCATCAACAAGGAAGCGGCCGAAACCAAGGGCATCAATTCTCCGGTTGCGGGGGACGCGGATATTCTCATCGTGCCCGATCTCGTGTCCGGCAACATCCTCGCCAAGCAATTGACTTTTCTAGCAAGTGCCGATGCGGCCGGCATAGTGCTCGGCGCCCGCGTCCCGATCATCCTGACCAGCCGGGCCGATAATGTGCGCACCCGCCTCGCGTCCTGCGCGGTGGCCGCTCTCATGGCCGCCGCGAGACGCAGCGGGACGAAAGAAACGGCGGGCAAGCCCACCGTCTGA
- the fabI gene encoding enoyl-ACP reductase FabI translates to MFDPSIITLNGKKGLVTGIANEHSIAYGCAKAFRFLGADLAITYLNDKAKPYVEPLAKELEAALFLPLDVSVEGQLEAVFEAVEKQFGQLDFVLHSMAFAPKEDLHGRVVDCSREGFLKAMDISCHSFIRMAHLAEPLMPNGGTLFTMTYYGAHKVIENYNIMGPVKAALEAVAQYLAAELGHKGIRVHSISPGPVKTRAASGITDFDKLLEEAAERAPAGRLVSIDDVGLATAALATDAARLLTGDTLYVDGGLHILGVG, encoded by the coding sequence ATGTTTGACCCCTCAATCATAACACTGAACGGCAAGAAGGGGCTGGTGACGGGCATAGCCAATGAGCATTCGATTGCTTACGGTTGCGCCAAGGCCTTCCGTTTTCTCGGCGCCGATCTCGCCATCACCTATCTGAACGACAAGGCCAAGCCTTATGTCGAGCCCCTGGCCAAGGAGCTGGAAGCCGCCCTCTTCCTACCGCTCGACGTCAGCGTTGAAGGGCAGCTCGAAGCGGTTTTCGAGGCAGTTGAGAAACAATTCGGGCAGCTTGATTTCGTTTTGCATTCCATGGCCTTCGCTCCGAAAGAGGATCTGCATGGACGCGTGGTCGATTGCTCGCGCGAGGGCTTTCTCAAGGCCATGGATATTTCCTGCCATTCGTTCATCCGCATGGCGCATCTGGCCGAACCCTTGATGCCGAATGGCGGCACTTTGTTCACCATGACCTATTACGGCGCCCATAAGGTCATCGAAAATTACAACATTATGGGACCGGTCAAGGCGGCGCTCGAGGCGGTCGCGCAGTATCTTGCGGCCGAACTTGGACACAAAGGCATCCGCGTGCATTCAATTTCGCCGGGCCCCGTCAAAACCAGAGCCGCCTCAGGCATTACCGATTTCGACAAGCTCCTCGAAGAAGCCGCCGAGCGCGCACCCGCCGGACGTCTTGTCTCGATCGATGATGTGGGCCTCGCGACAGCGGCGCTCGCCACAGATGCCGCCCGTCTCCTCACCGGCGACACGCTTTATGTCGATGGCGGCTTGCATATTCTCGGCGTGGGGTAA
- a CDS encoding DUF3141 domain-containing protein — protein sequence MTNERQGETPDFFTNPFTAFWPTGAKNGFSIPAFPSELFPSFLSPRAVPSPVFALQGKSSPATSWIDAFGLKPYQDYWQDAWQRSILFLDILRQRGDQYLERSQRDVPHVLSFGAELILDGRTFERPVNYGLVRIIPPQGVTVDPTKRPFIIFDPRAGHGPGIGGMKHDSEIGEVLKAGHPCYFVGFLPQPVPGQTIEDVCRAEALFVKKVAELHPDSDRKPTLIGNCQAGWQIAMMSALNPDLPGPLLLAGAPLSYWAGVHGRNPLRYLGGLLGGTWMTTLAGDLGNGIFDGAALVANFERMNPANTYWKKNYNVYSKVDSEAPRFLDFESWWGNPITLNAQEMQFIADELFVGNKLTCGEIVTSDNVRVDLRNIKSPIIVFCSWGDDITPPQQALGWITDLYDSRDEIVANGQTIVYTLHDSIGHLGIFVSGKIATREHGEFTQAMDLIDLIPPGLYEAVIADVGQETANPELIEGRYLLVLQPRNLDDIRALGGNDLADERRFASLARLSDVNQGLYRTFASPVVRSLVTKESADYLRRLHPNRLRYAFFSDRNPWLRPVKALAEHVRANRHPVTKDNPFVLLEQGLSNTIISTLENYGHWRDTLEENFFLTFYGSPTLQALLGLGADPTRPPRQLGREVTREAIANAKRAALEFAFDKGSTVEAFVRASIYIHQPIPSIDERVLAALKEVRQLLPTDKLTFSRFKDIVKQQHQIVLLDEKRALATLPQLLPASRKERTDLFEAIQRLVLAGGQLPEEAQKRLFEIKTLLSGAKDQTEDRISAAE from the coding sequence ATGACGAACGAGAGACAGGGGGAAACCCCGGATTTTTTCACTAATCCCTTCACCGCTTTCTGGCCCACCGGGGCCAAGAATGGGTTCTCCATACCCGCGTTCCCCTCCGAGCTTTTCCCTTCGTTTTTGTCCCCGCGCGCTGTTCCTTCGCCTGTTTTTGCCCTGCAGGGTAAATCCTCGCCCGCGACGTCCTGGATCGATGCCTTCGGCCTGAAGCCGTACCAAGACTATTGGCAAGACGCCTGGCAGCGGTCGATCCTGTTTCTCGACATTCTGAGGCAAAGGGGCGACCAATATCTGGAACGCAGTCAGCGCGACGTGCCCCATGTCCTGAGCTTCGGGGCGGAATTGATCCTCGATGGACGCACTTTCGAGCGGCCGGTCAATTATGGGCTTGTGCGCATCATTCCGCCGCAAGGCGTCACGGTCGATCCCACCAAGCGCCCTTTCATCATCTTCGATCCGCGTGCCGGGCATGGCCCGGGGATCGGTGGCATGAAGCATGACAGCGAAATTGGTGAGGTGCTGAAAGCCGGCCATCCCTGCTATTTCGTTGGCTTCCTGCCGCAACCGGTGCCGGGCCAGACCATCGAAGATGTCTGCCGCGCCGAGGCGCTCTTCGTGAAGAAGGTTGCCGAGCTGCATCCGGACTCGGATCGTAAGCCGACGCTGATCGGCAATTGCCAGGCTGGCTGGCAGATCGCCATGATGTCCGCCCTCAATCCCGATTTGCCGGGACCGCTTTTGCTCGCCGGCGCGCCGCTTTCCTATTGGGCGGGCGTCCACGGTCGCAATCCCTTGCGCTATCTCGGCGGCCTCCTCGGCGGCACCTGGATGACAACGCTCGCGGGTGATCTCGGCAATGGCATTTTCGATGGCGCGGCACTCGTCGCCAATTTCGAACGCATGAACCCCGCCAATACCTATTGGAAAAAGAATTATAACGTCTATTCCAAGGTCGATTCCGAGGCGCCGCGCTTCCTCGATTTCGAATCCTGGTGGGGGAATCCCATCACCCTCAATGCTCAAGAAATGCAGTTCATCGCCGATGAACTCTTCGTGGGCAACAAACTGACCTGCGGCGAAATCGTCACCTCGGATAATGTGCGCGTCGATCTGCGCAATATCAAATCGCCGATCATCGTCTTCTGTTCCTGGGGTGATGACATTACCCCGCCGCAACAGGCGTTGGGTTGGATCACCGATCTTTATGACAGCCGCGATGAAATCGTCGCCAACGGTCAGACCATCGTCTACACATTACATGACAGCATTGGTCATCTTGGCATTTTCGTTTCGGGTAAGATCGCGACGAGAGAGCATGGCGAATTCACCCAGGCGATGGATCTGATCGATCTCATACCGCCCGGCCTTTACGAGGCGGTCATTGCCGACGTCGGTCAGGAAACGGCCAATCCCGAATTGATCGAAGGGCGCTATCTCCTCGTCCTGCAGCCGCGCAACCTGGATGATATTCGGGCTCTCGGCGGCAATGATCTCGCTGATGAGCGGCGCTTTGCCTCCCTCGCCCGCCTCTCGGACGTCAACCAGGGTCTTTATCGGACTTTCGCCTCGCCGGTCGTGCGCTCGCTCGTCACCAAGGAAAGCGCCGATTATTTGCGGCGCCTGCACCCCAACCGTTTGCGCTACGCCTTTTTCTCGGACCGTAATCCTTGGTTGCGTCCAGTCAAAGCTTTGGCCGAGCATGTCCGGGCCAATCGTCATCCCGTCACGAAGGACAATCCCTTCGTTCTCCTGGAACAGGGTCTCTCCAACACGATCATCAGCACGTTGGAAAATTACGGCCATTGGCGCGACACGTTGGAAGAAAATTTCTTCCTCACCTTCTATGGGTCCCCCACACTGCAAGCGCTTCTCGGCCTCGGCGCCGATCCCACACGCCCGCCGCGTCAGCTTGGCCGTGAAGTGACACGGGAAGCCATCGCCAATGCGAAGAGAGCCGCACTCGAATTCGCCTTCGACAAGGGCAGCACGGTCGAAGCTTTCGTGCGCGCCAGCATCTATATCCACCAACCGATCCCCAGCATAGACGAACGTGTTCTTGCCGCATTGAAGGAAGTGCGTCAGCTTCTGCCAACGGACAAGCTGACGTTTTCACGGTTCAAGGATATCGTGAAACAGCAACATCAGATCGTCCTGCTCGATGAAAAGCGGGCGTTGGCCACCCTGCCGCAGCTGTTGCCAGCGAGCCGCAAGGAACGAACTGATCTGTTCGAAGCTATCCAACGTCTCGTTCTCGCCGGCGGTCAGCTTCCAGAGGAAGCTCAGAAGCGCCTATTCGAGATCAAGACGCTGCTGAGCGGCGCAAAAGATCAAACAGAGGATCGGATTTCGGCGGCGGAATGA
- a CDS encoding cytochrome-c peroxidase, translating to MKMRLPMFMSLAALVLSGATTMADPLRDEIKDQFAPIPAKAPGLPNNPATPEKLALGKMLYFDPRLSISHSLSCASCHNLGLGGTDDRPKSLGHDWQQGGRNAPTVLNSVFNLAQFWDGRAADLAEQAGGPILNPVEMGSTKPQTIDVLKGIPGYVTAFKAAFPGTSDSITYENLEKAIAVFEATLLTPEAPFDRWLSGDDKALTQNQKNGLRLFVDKGCSGCHNGVNIGGSMYAPFGVVKAPAPDVRPADDLGRAAITKSKDDDYAFKVPTLRNIALTAPYFHSGKVWDLKEAVKIMGESQLGVTLSDAETGKIVDFLNSLTGRQPDVSIPVLPALAATTPHPVP from the coding sequence ATGAAGATGCGTTTACCGATGTTCATGTCTCTGGCGGCTCTGGTGCTGTCGGGCGCGACCACCATGGCCGACCCTCTGCGCGACGAGATCAAGGACCAGTTCGCCCCGATTCCTGCAAAAGCGCCGGGCCTGCCCAATAATCCGGCGACGCCGGAGAAATTGGCCCTCGGCAAAATGCTCTATTTCGATCCGCGGCTCTCCATCAGCCATTCGCTGAGCTGCGCGAGCTGCCATAATCTGGGGCTTGGTGGGACCGACGACCGTCCGAAATCCTTGGGGCATGATTGGCAGCAAGGTGGCCGCAATGCGCCGACGGTGCTGAACTCAGTTTTCAATCTGGCTCAGTTCTGGGACGGCCGCGCCGCCGATCTCGCTGAACAGGCGGGTGGCCCGATCCTCAATCCGGTGGAAATGGGGTCGACCAAGCCGCAAACCATCGACGTTTTGAAGGGGATTCCCGGCTATGTGACCGCCTTCAAGGCGGCTTTCCCGGGCACGTCCGATTCGATCACCTATGAGAATCTCGAAAAGGCCATTGCGGTTTTCGAGGCGACGCTGCTCACCCCTGAGGCGCCCTTCGATCGCTGGCTTTCGGGTGATGATAAGGCGCTGACTCAGAACCAGAAGAATGGTTTGCGTCTGTTCGTCGATAAGGGGTGTTCCGGTTGCCATAATGGGGTGAATATCGGCGGCAGCATGTATGCGCCCTTCGGCGTGGTGAAAGCGCCGGCCCCGGACGTTCGGCCAGCGGATGATCTGGGACGTGCCGCGATCACCAAGTCAAAAGACGATGATTATGCGTTCAAAGTGCCGACCTTGCGCAATATTGCTTTGACTGCGCCCTATTTCCACAGCGGCAAGGTCTGGGATCTGAAAGAGGCGGTCAAGATCATGGGGGAGAGCCAGCTTGGCGTGACCCTGAGCGATGCGGAAACCGGCAAAATCGTCGATTTTCTGAATTCCCTGACCGGCCGGCAGCCCGATGTCAGCATCCCGGTTCTGCCGGCGCTGGCCGCGACGACACCGCATCCCGTGCCGTGA
- the ribH gene encoding 6,7-dimethyl-8-ribityllumazine synthase, translating into MAEPRRALAQMDDARISVGNARFLIIEAPYYEDIAAQLRAGAEAALTRAQARFDVVSVPGALEIPIALAIALDRAPALYQGAIALGCIIRGETYHFEIVANESARALTQLVVERKLPFGNGILTVETETQALERASVESGDKGGDAARAALALYRFSQEFGQVVEQAQIQAQRPVLTSGAR; encoded by the coding sequence ATGGCCGAGCCACGGCGAGCCCTTGCCCAAATGGATGATGCGAGAATCAGCGTTGGTAACGCGCGGTTTCTGATCATCGAGGCGCCTTATTATGAAGATATTGCCGCGCAGCTGCGTGCCGGTGCCGAGGCGGCGCTGACACGAGCGCAAGCGCGTTTCGATGTCGTGAGCGTGCCGGGCGCGCTTGAAATCCCCATAGCGCTCGCCATTGCGCTGGATCGCGCGCCAGCCCTTTATCAGGGGGCGATCGCGCTTGGCTGCATCATCCGGGGCGAGACCTATCATTTTGAAATCGTCGCCAACGAAAGCGCGCGAGCCCTGACGCAGCTTGTGGTGGAGCGCAAACTGCCTTTCGGCAATGGTATCCTGACCGTTGAAACCGAGACGCAGGCCCTCGAACGTGCCTCGGTCGAAAGTGGTGACAAGGGGGGAGATGCCGCACGCGCGGCATTGGCGCTCTACCGGTTCAGCCAGGAATTCGGTCAAGTCGTCGAGCAAGCCCAGATTCAAGCTCAGCGCCCGGTCCTGACCTCGGGAGCGCGCTAA
- the nusB gene encoding transcription antitermination factor NusB yields the protein MANAEQRSAARLAAVQALYQMEVTEKGLNETLAEFESFWIGNEIEGDQYKEAEIAFFRDILGGVLADQEPIDRQLDKTLVDGWPLRRVDPVVRAILRAGAYELKKRTDIPARVSIKEYVDVAGAFFGREESGMINAVLDELARRYRADEFAASRL from the coding sequence ATGGCTAATGCCGAACAGCGCTCCGCCGCTCGCCTTGCCGCGGTCCAGGCGCTCTACCAGATGGAAGTCACCGAGAAGGGGCTGAACGAGACCTTGGCTGAATTCGAATCCTTCTGGATCGGGAATGAGATCGAGGGGGATCAATATAAGGAAGCGGAAATCGCCTTTTTCCGCGATATTCTGGGTGGCGTGCTCGCCGATCAAGAGCCGATCGACCGCCAGCTCGACAAAACCTTGGTCGATGGCTGGCCGCTGCGCCGTGTCGATCCGGTCGTGCGCGCCATTTTGCGGGCCGGGGCCTATGAATTGAAGAAACGCACCGATATTCCGGCCCGCGTCTCGATCAAGGAATATGTCGATGTCGCCGGTGCCTTTTTCGGCCGCGAGGAATCGGGCATGATCAATGCTGTGCTCGACGAATTGGCCCGCCGTTATCGCGCCGACGAATTCGCCGCCTCGCGTCTTTAG